A region of Actinomycetota bacterium DNA encodes the following proteins:
- a CDS encoding cystathionine beta-synthase, which produces MAAHGSLLDLVGETPLVRLDRVGRDLGCTLVAKLEFLNPGGSVKDRPAIAMVEAAERDGLLRPGGTIVEPTSGNTGVGLAIVAARKGYRCVFVMPDKMSAEKISLLRAYGAEVVVCPTAVAPDHPESYYSVANRITEATPGAFQPNQYRNVANPDSHYRSTGPEIWRQTSGRVTHFVAGIGTGGTISGIGRYLKEQNPDVQVVGADPEGSVYSGGSGRPYLVEGIGEDFWPTTYDPDVVDRVVMVSDRDSFLTARRVTREEGILVGGSTGTAVWAALHIGRELGPDAVVVVIVPDSGRGYLSKLYNDAWMAEYGFLEGTGRTVGDVLHAKGDDQPPLIHVHPTEPVRQAIEILREYDVSQMPVLKEEPPVAVAEVVGAVRDRDLLDRAFRDASVLDAPVGEVMGPALPTIGSGEPVESAVAKLEHASALLVIEDGHPVGIVSRSDLLDFLSKGRA; this is translated from the coding sequence ATCGCCGCCCACGGCTCCCTCCTCGACCTGGTGGGGGAGACCCCCCTCGTCCGGCTCGACCGGGTCGGACGCGACCTCGGATGCACCCTCGTGGCCAAGCTCGAGTTCCTGAACCCCGGCGGCTCGGTGAAGGACCGGCCGGCGATCGCGATGGTCGAGGCGGCCGAGCGCGACGGGCTCCTGCGTCCCGGCGGCACGATCGTCGAGCCGACCTCCGGCAACACGGGGGTCGGGCTCGCCATAGTCGCCGCGCGGAAGGGCTACCGGTGCGTCTTCGTGATGCCCGACAAGATGTCGGCCGAGAAGATCTCACTGCTGCGCGCGTACGGGGCGGAGGTGGTGGTCTGTCCCACCGCGGTGGCTCCCGATCACCCCGAGTCCTACTACTCGGTGGCGAACCGGATCACGGAAGCGACGCCCGGCGCGTTCCAACCGAACCAGTACCGCAACGTCGCCAACCCCGACTCCCACTACCGCAGCACGGGTCCGGAGATATGGCGTCAGACGTCCGGACGGGTCACCCACTTCGTGGCCGGGATAGGGACGGGCGGCACGATCTCGGGGATCGGCCGCTACCTGAAGGAGCAGAACCCCGACGTCCAGGTCGTGGGGGCCGACCCGGAAGGGTCGGTCTACTCGGGCGGGTCCGGACGTCCCTACCTCGTCGAAGGGATCGGGGAGGACTTCTGGCCCACCACCTATGACCCCGACGTGGTCGACCGGGTCGTGATGGTGTCCGACCGCGACTCCTTCCTCACCGCCCGGCGTGTCACCCGGGAGGAGGGGATCCTCGTGGGCGGGTCCACCGGGACGGCCGTCTGGGCGGCGCTGCACATCGGGCGGGAGCTCGGTCCCGACGCAGTGGTCGTGGTGATCGTGCCCGATTCCGGACGCGGATACCTGTCCAAGCTCTACAACGACGCCTGGATGGCCGAGTACGGGTTCCTCGAGGGCACGGGCCGGACGGTGGGGGACGTCCTGCACGCGAAGGGGGACGACCAGCCGCCGCTGATCCACGTCCACCCGACCGAGCCCGTCCGCCAGGCCATAGAGATCCTGCGGGAGTACGACGTGTCGCAGATGCCCGTCCTGAAGGAGGAGCCCCCGGTCGCGGTGGCCGAGGTGGTCGGGGCGGTCCGCGACCGCGACCTGCTGGACCGCGCGTTCCGAGATGCGTCCGTGCTCGACGCTCCGGTCGGGGAGGTGATGGGTCCGGCGCTCCCGACCATCGGGTCCGGGGAGCCGGTCGAGTCGGCGGTGGCGAAGCTCGAGCACGCTTCCGCCCTCCTCGTGATCGAGGACGGCCACCCGGTAGGCATCGTCTCCCGCTCGGACCTCCTGGACTTCCTGTCGAAGGGACGAGCATGA
- a CDS encoding tryptophanase, translating to MTPPRFRTIIEPFRIKSVEPIRFTTPEEREAALYTAGYNLFALASEDVIIDLLTDSGTGAMSSEQWAGMMRGDESYAGSRSFFRFEEVVRDLTGFRHVIPTHQGRAAERILFGEVARPGQVVPNNTHFDTTRANVEHTGAVARDLVIAEGREPAVLHPFKGNMDLHALERTLTEEDVPLVMVTVTNNSGGGQPVSLQNLRGVRALCDRFGVPLFLDACRFAENAWFIKIREPGHADRTPTDIAREMFSLADGATFSAKKDGLANIGGFLACNDDDLAARCRADLILTEGFPTYGGLAGYDLEAIAVGLREVLHEDYLRYRVRSVEYLWERCRDAGVPVVSPPGGHAVYLDAKGLLPHIPPHEYPGQALAVEMYRLGGVRPVEIGSVMFGRPQPDGTEEPAPMELVRCTIPRRVYTQSHIDYVAEVIEGVAARAEAMRGYRITWQPPFLRHFTARFEPLG from the coding sequence GTGACGCCGCCGCGTTTCCGGACGATCATCGAACCGTTCCGGATCAAGTCCGTCGAGCCGATCCGGTTCACGACGCCGGAGGAGCGGGAGGCGGCGCTCTACACGGCCGGCTACAACCTGTTCGCGCTGGCGAGCGAAGACGTGATCATCGACCTGCTGACCGACTCGGGGACGGGAGCGATGTCCTCCGAGCAGTGGGCGGGGATGATGCGGGGGGACGAGTCCTACGCCGGGTCCCGGTCGTTCTTCAGGTTCGAGGAGGTCGTCCGGGATCTGACGGGGTTCCGCCACGTGATCCCCACCCACCAGGGCCGGGCCGCCGAGAGGATCCTGTTCGGGGAGGTGGCGCGCCCGGGCCAGGTCGTCCCGAACAACACGCACTTCGACACGACCCGGGCCAACGTCGAGCACACGGGCGCCGTCGCTCGGGACCTCGTGATCGCCGAGGGACGCGAGCCGGCCGTCCTGCACCCCTTCAAGGGCAACATGGACCTCCACGCCCTCGAACGGACGCTGACGGAAGAGGACGTCCCCCTCGTGATGGTCACCGTCACCAACAACTCCGGCGGCGGACAGCCCGTCTCCCTGCAGAACCTGCGCGGGGTGAGGGCGCTCTGCGACCGGTTCGGGGTCCCTCTGTTCCTGGACGCCTGCCGGTTCGCCGAGAACGCGTGGTTCATCAAGATCCGGGAGCCCGGACACGCCGACCGGACGCCCACCGATATCGCCCGGGAGATGTTCTCGCTGGCCGACGGCGCGACGTTCAGCGCCAAGAAGGACGGGCTCGCCAACATCGGCGGGTTCCTCGCCTGCAACGACGACGACCTCGCCGCCCGGTGCCGGGCCGACCTGATCCTCACGGAAGGGTTCCCCACCTACGGGGGCCTGGCCGGGTACGACCTGGAGGCGATCGCGGTCGGGCTGCGAGAGGTCCTACATGAGGACTACCTGCGGTACCGCGTCCGGTCCGTCGAGTACCTGTGGGAGCGGTGCCGAGACGCGGGGGTGCCGGTCGTCAGCCCGCCGGGGGGACACGCGGTCTACCTCGACGCGAAGGGGCTGCTCCCGCACATCCCCCCTCACGAGTACCCGGGGCAGGCGCTCGCGGTCGAGATGTACCGGCTGGGCGGTGTCCGTCCGGTGGAGATCGGGAGCGTCATGTTCGGTCGTCCCCAGCCGGACGGCACCGAGGAGCCGGCGCCGATGGAGCTCGTCCGCTGCACGATCCCGCGCCGGGTCTACACCCAGTCGCACATCGACTACGTGGCCGAGGTGATCGAGGGCGTGGCGGCGCGGGCCGAGGCGATGCGGGGGTACCGCATCACCTGGCAGCCCCCGTTCCTCCGTCACTTCACGGCCCGGTTCGAGCCGCTCGGCTGA